One genomic window of Desulfovibrio subterraneus includes the following:
- a CDS encoding SemiSWEET transporter, whose amino-acid sequence MVAPLLTEGIGYIAACLTTFAFLPQVLKVWRTKSVRDISLVTYISLTLGVLLWFLYGLGIGSLPVILANGITLVLAASILIMKIRYSRRRPSRR is encoded by the coding sequence ATGGTTGCACCGCTTTTGACAGAGGGGATAGGCTATATTGCGGCCTGCCTGACAACATTCGCCTTTCTGCCGCAAGTGCTGAAGGTCTGGCGCACAAAATCCGTGCGGGACATCTCGCTTGTTACCTATATATCACTCACGCTCGGTGTTCTGCTCTGGTTCCTCTACGGGCTGGGGATCGGATCGCTCCCTGTCATTCTTGCCAATGGTATTACGCTGGTACTTGCGGCATCCATTCTTATAATGAAAATTCGCTATTCACGCCGAAGACCTTCCCGCCGCTAG
- the speB gene encoding agmatinase, which translates to MNRFLASELEESTPEQCLFQVVPAPFEATVSYGGGTVHGPAAILEASDQLEVWDGLSDASVLGIHTHPAVDCTGDAETVLDRIEAAVASAAEHGIPVMLGGEHTVTLGALRALHKKHGNFGIVQFDAHADLRDTYEGSPFSHACVMHRALDLGLPVFGIGVRALCKDEVALRKDRNLSYLDARDLAMNGMPENLLPADFPETIYVTFDVDGLDPSVISATGTPVPGGVLWWQAIKLLEKAIAGRTVIGMDVVELAPKEGDHASDFAAAQLTYAMMGIVQRLSNS; encoded by the coding sequence ATGAACCGTTTTCTTGCTTCCGAACTTGAAGAATCCACGCCTGAGCAGTGCCTGTTTCAGGTTGTTCCGGCTCCCTTTGAAGCCACTGTTTCCTATGGTGGCGGAACCGTGCATGGCCCTGCCGCCATTCTGGAAGCCTCTGACCAGCTGGAAGTGTGGGACGGCCTTTCGGATGCCTCCGTGCTGGGCATTCACACCCACCCCGCCGTGGACTGCACAGGCGATGCCGAAACCGTACTGGATCGCATAGAGGCCGCAGTTGCTTCTGCTGCGGAGCACGGCATTCCGGTCATGCTCGGCGGCGAGCACACCGTTACGCTGGGCGCGCTGCGTGCACTGCACAAGAAGCACGGCAACTTTGGCATTGTGCAGTTTGATGCCCATGCCGACCTGCGCGACACCTACGAGGGCAGCCCCTTCAGCCACGCCTGCGTCATGCACCGCGCTCTGGACCTTGGCCTGCCCGTGTTCGGCATAGGCGTGCGGGCGCTCTGCAAGGATGAAGTGGCCCTGCGCAAGGACAGAAACCTCTCGTATCTGGATGCCCGCGACCTTGCCATGAACGGCATGCCTGAAAACCTGCTGCCTGCGGATTTTCCGGAAACCATCTACGTCACCTTTGACGTGGACGGCCTTGACCCTTCCGTCATCAGCGCCACAGGCACCCCTGTTCCCGGCGGCGTGCTCTGGTGGCAGGCCATCAAACTGCTGGAAAAGGCCATTGCCGGTCGCACGGTCATAGGCATGGACGTGGTGGAGCTGGCTCCCAAAGAAGGCGACCACGCCTCCGATTTCGCAGCCGCACAGCTGACCTATGCGATGATGGGCATCGTGCAGCGGCTCAGCAACAGCTAG